The DNA window GTTGATCACTTCGAGGGTGGTGAGCAGCGAGCTCTGGTGCTCCGCCACCTCGTTCCAACGCCCCGATGGCAGGCGATCGGCGGCGAAGACCTTGCCGGTGACCCGTACCCCCTCGTCGCCCAGGGCCTGGAGCAGCGCGGAGGCGAAATATTGCTTCGGGTCGTGCACCGAGACCCACTTCTCCACCGGCCACGGTCCCCGCCGCACCGTCCCCCGCACCGTCAGCACATTGGTGCCCCAGTTGCGGTCGATGTGCACCGTCCCCCGATTGCGTCCGCTGGCGGTGCGGGCGCTGTTCTCGACCTCGAAGATGCCCAGATCCGGCACCACCTCGACCCGCGCCGGCCCGCCGGGCCGCGCCGACGGCCACACCCGCACCAGGACGCAGTTGTCATTGAAGGAGAGGGAATGCACCGGCGCCTCGTACCAGCGGGTGAGCTGATCCCGCGGCCAATCCGGATGCACCAAGGTGTCATCGAAGAGGCCGTCGATGAGATAGAGGTTGCCGTCCACGGTCCGGACGCCGCTAGCGCGCAGGGCCCGGCCCCAGGAGCGGAAGACCGCCAGGGGATCGCCGAAGTGCTGGCGGCCGGAGATATTCGGGTCTCCCGCCCCCACCACCGCCAGGTCCCCCTCCAGGCGCCCCGCCCGACGCTCGCCGCGGGCCAGAAACGGCGTGCGGTGAACGAAGCTCGGCCCCAGCTGATCGAGGGCGGCGGCGGTGGTAAAGAGCTTGGTGTTGGAGGCGACGATGTACTTGCGGTCCGCCCGGTAGGTGTAGACCGGCTCGCCGGTGGCCAGGTCGACGATGTGCACCCCCACCTGCTGGGCGGCGCTGCGGGAAGCCCGGACCTTCGAGTTGAGCCCGGCCTTGAGCGCCGGCGTAGGCACCGGCGGCACCGCCGACGGCGGGGGCGGAGTACCCGCCGAAAGCACCGGCGGCGCCGCCGGTGCCGCCGCCCCGGGACCAGCCCAGAGGCCACCGGCGAGGAGTGCGACGGCGAGGAGAACCTGGAGAGAAGTAGGGATTCGCAAGCGAGGAAAGGGACGAAAGATGTGAGAGTTGACCGCGCGCATCGATACCTTTGTGATGATAAACTGAAGTGTCCACTGGCCGCCACCGATTGTTCGGGCCAGCTCATTCCACATCGCCCGGAGCCCACCTCCCGGCCACACTCTTTCGAACCGCTCCATGCGACGAATCCTTCCCATGCTTGCCAAATCCGACGCCTTCCCTCGGCTGATCCTGCTCTTCTGCCTTGCCGCCCTCTGCCTCCTCGGCGCTAGCGGCTGCGTCTCCCTCCAGCCCTACGAGGCCGTGGTCGAGGACCTGCCGGCGTCGAATCTGCTGTCCATCGACGGCCATCGAGTCTACGTCGAGGCCCAGGGCAGCGGCGAGCCGCTGGTGATGATCCACGGCTTCGGCGGCTCTACCTACAGCTGGCGTCAGGTACTGCCGGAGCTGGCCCGGAGCTACCGGGTCATCGCCCTCGACCTGCGGGGCTTCGGCTTCACCGAGCGCCCCGAAGACCTGGAGCTCTACACCCGCGACGCCCAGGTGCATTTGATCCTCCGCGTGCTCGATGAGCTAGGCATCGATCGCGCGCACCTCATGGCCCACTCCTACGGCGGCGGCCTGGCCATGACCCTGTCGGTGCGCCATCCCGAGCGCGTGCGCTCGCTGGTGCTGGCGGACAGCACCGCCCCCGACTACGCCCTCCGCCGGCGCAAGCCGGTGGCGGCGCTCCCGCCGGTGACCTGGCTCTTCACCCGCATCTACGCCCTGCGACCGCCAACGGTGCGCCGGGTCCTGGAGCGGGCCTGGTACGACGACCAGGCGGTGAGTCCGGAGGTGGTGGACGAATACCTGGAACGCCTGCGCATCGAGGGCGCCGCCCGCGCCTACCGCGGCCTCTCCACCCCCCTGGTGCACGAGCAGGAGAAGGCCCCCATCACCTACGAGGACCTCACCGTCCCGGTGCTGGTGATCTGGGGGGAAGAGGACCAGCTGATCAGCGTCGAGGCCGGCCGCTCCGCCACCGAGCGCATGCCCCGAGCCCGCTTCGTGGCCCTCCCCGACTGCGGCCACTCCCCCATGGAAGAACAGCCCGAGGCCTTTCTCCGCGCCGTCGAGCCCTTCCTCGCCGCCCCGGACCGCTCCGTGGCTTCGGCTACCGCGCGCTGAGAGCCTTTGGCTGCCGGGCCTCGTCATTCCCGCCGTCGCGAGAGCGATGGTAAAGTCAGCCGCCGAACGCCCGTGAACTCGCGACCTGCCACCTTCGCCTTCCGGCGATTGGGCTCGGGGGAACTACCATGAGCTGGATTAGCCTCGTCGGCCTCGTGACCTTGCTCGGCATCGCCTGGCTGATGTCCTACCACCGCCGCGATCTGCCGGTGCGGATCCTCGTTTGGGGTCTGGGCCTGCAATTCCTCTTCGCTCTGATCATCCTGCGGGAAGACTTCTGGAGCTTCGTCGGCATGGGCGTCTTCGCCGCCCTCCTGGTGGCCTACCTGCTGCGCGACCGCGAGCCGGAGGCAGCGGAGGCCGCCCGGAGCGCGGCGGCGGACGGCGAGGAGGCTCCCCAAGCTCCTCCCGCTCCCCCCTCCCGCCGCCTGAGCCCGGCCCTGGTGATCCAGCTGACCCTCTTCCTCGGCGTCGGCGCCGGCCTCACCGCGATTCCGAGCAACTGGATCGGCTTCCTCATGGCCGGCCTGCTGCTCTTCCTGCTGGTCAACAGCCGCTGGCGCTTCGCTGCCGGCGCCCAGCGCTACGCCGGGGCCCTGCTCATCGTCTGCGGCACCTCGTGGCTCATCGTTTCCGGTCTCTACGGCGAGCTCATCTTCGAGCGCATCAGCGGCAAGGTCGCCGAATTCCTCAATCTCTCGGACTACGGCGCCGCCTTCCTCTTCGGCAATCTCGCCGATCCGCAATACTTCTTCCCCGGCGAGGGCAGCGCCTGGCCCGGCTTCGGTTTCCTCTTCGCCTTCAAGGTGCTCCCCACCATCGTCTTCTTCGGCGGCTTCATGGCGGTGCTCTACTACCTGGGCCTGATGCAGAAAGTCATCGAGGCGGTGAGCCACTTCATGCGCTGGACCATCGGCACCAGCGGCGCCGAGACCCTCTCCTGCTCCGCCAACATCTTCGTCGGCCAGACCGAGGCGCCGCTGCTCATCAAGCCCTTCCTCGACGACATGACCGACAGCGAGCTGCTGACCATCATGGTCGGCGGCTTCGCCACCATCGCCGGCGGCGTGCTGGCGGGCTACATCGCCATGGGCGTCCCCGCCGGCCACCTCATCGCCGCCAGCGTCATGTCCGCCCCGGCGGCGCTGGTGGTGGGCAAGATCATCTTCCCGGAGAAGGAGCACTCCCAAACCGCCGGCGACGTCCGCCTGCCGGACATCGAAGCCGGCGGCAACGTCATCGAGGCGGCCTCCAACGGCATCACCGACGGCCTCAAGCTGGCGGTCAACGTCGGCGCCATGCTCCTCGGCTTCATCGCCCTCATCGCGGTGGCGGACGTGCTCCTCAACTGGCTCGACAGCCTCATCGACGGCCGCCTCCTGGGCGGCGAGTACATCGCCTACGCCACCGCCGGCATGTCCCCCGCGGTCGGGGAGTTCGCCGGCATTTTCCCCGGCTCGCTGCAAACTTTCTTCGGCACCGTCCTGCGTCCCCTGGCCTTCCTCATGGGCGTGCCCTGGCAGGACGCCGCCCAGGTCGGCAATCTTCTCGGCATCAAGCTCTCCCTCAACGAATTTGTCGCCTTCGGCACCCTCGGCACCTACATCCAGGAAGGCACCCTCGGCGACCGCGGCACCATCATCGCCACCTACGCCCTCTGCGGCTTCGCCAACTTCTCCTCCATCGGCATCCAGATCGGCGGCATCGCCGCCATCGCCCCGAACCGCAAGAAGGACCTGGCCCGGGTGGGCTTGAAGGCGATGTTCGGTGGAGCGATTGCCTCGTGGCTGACGGCTACGATTGCGGGGTTGTTGATTGGGGGGTGATCTCCGGGTCCTCTCCAAGAGCCAGAGCCCGTTGGGAGATTCGCTCAACGGGGGCCATGAACTCGTTCGATAGAAGGGTCAGGTTCGTCTCCTCCTTCACATATCGTCCCACCAGGACCGTCGAGCTCGTCCAGCTGCCTCCGTGGCCGCACCAGACCCGCCCGTCGTCGCTCCGCTCGACCTGCAGTCCCAGCCCGTAGTCGAAGGCCTCGCCGGAATCCAAGTGCCCGGGGGTTTGCATCAGCTTCAAGGAAGCCTCGCTCACCAGCTCACCCTTCCACAGAGCCGATTGCCAGGCCATCAGATCCCGCAGAGAGCTGAAGACGCCGCCGTCCCCCACGGTATCCAGAGCGAGTTCCTCCGAGAGCTCGAAGAGCGGCAGGCCGTAGCCGAAGTTTCGATATCCCTTGGCGATCCCTTTCGATTCGCTTCTACCACCCGCCACGAAGGTGTCGCGAAGGCCCAGAGGAGCGAATAGATGGGCCTTCAAAAATTCCGAGTAGGAGCAACCCGCAGCGGCTTCTAGAACCTTCGAGAGCAGGAAGTAGTTGGTGTTGGAGTAGCTGTGGCTCACCCCAGGCCGGGCCTCCCGCATCCACGCCGGCAGTTGTTGGTCCACGAACTCCGCGGAAGCCTCTTCAGGCGGCGTGTACATGCCGTCCTGCAGATAGTCCTGCAGGCCGGAGGTGTGCCAGAGGAGATCCCTCACCGTGATGGGCCGACCAACGCCCGAATGCTCGAGCTGCGGCAGAACCTCGACAACCGGCGTCGCCAAGTCCAGGCGGCCCTCCTCGGCCAGCAAGACAACCCCCGTTGCCGTGAACATCTTGCTGGCGCTAGCCAAGTCGAAGACCGTCTCCGGAGTGATCTCGACACCGGCTTCCCTATCTGCCAAGCCATAGCACTCGACCTGCGCCACCAGCCCGTCCGGCACCACCGCCAGCG is part of the Acidobacteriota bacterium genome and encodes:
- the dacB gene encoding D-alanyl-D-alanine carboxypeptidase/D-alanyl-D-alanine-endopeptidase, translating into MRAVNSHIFRPFPRLRIPTSLQVLLAVALLAGGLWAGPGAAAPAAPPVLSAGTPPPPSAVPPVPTPALKAGLNSKVRASRSAAQQVGVHIVDLATGEPVYTYRADRKYIVASNTKLFTTAAALDQLGPSFVHRTPFLARGERRAGRLEGDLAVVGAGDPNISGRQHFGDPLAVFRSWGRALRASGVRTVDGNLYLIDGLFDDTLVHPDWPRDQLTRWYEAPVHSLSFNDNCVLVRVWPSARPGGPARVEVVPDLGIFEVENSARTASGRNRGTVHIDRNWGTNVLTVRGTVRRGPWPVEKWVSVHDPKQYFASALLQALGDEGVRVTGKVFAADRLPSGRWNEVAEHQSSLLTTLEVINKRSQNFYAEALLKTLGAKRCQQGDWQGGVTAVEEFLWSAGLDLDAVQLADGSGMSRQNQATPKLMTDLLRHMFFHPWGREYVATLPYSGEADLSWRKRLAEPPYRGNVFAKTGTLNGVSTLSGYAKGASGRLYAFSILCNGTRGSWHAKRAQDAILRALIDHG
- a CDS encoding alpha/beta hydrolase, which codes for MLAKSDAFPRLILLFCLAALCLLGASGCVSLQPYEAVVEDLPASNLLSIDGHRVYVEAQGSGEPLVMIHGFGGSTYSWRQVLPELARSYRVIALDLRGFGFTERPEDLELYTRDAQVHLILRVLDELGIDRAHLMAHSYGGGLAMTLSVRHPERVRSLVLADSTAPDYALRRRKPVAALPPVTWLFTRIYALRPPTVRRVLERAWYDDQAVSPEVVDEYLERLRIEGAARAYRGLSTPLVHEQEKAPITYEDLTVPVLVIWGEEDQLISVEAGRSATERMPRARFVALPDCGHSPMEEQPEAFLRAVEPFLAAPDRSVASATAR
- a CDS encoding nucleoside transporter C-terminal domain-containing protein; protein product: MSWISLVGLVTLLGIAWLMSYHRRDLPVRILVWGLGLQFLFALIILREDFWSFVGMGVFAALLVAYLLRDREPEAAEAARSAAADGEEAPQAPPAPPSRRLSPALVIQLTLFLGVGAGLTAIPSNWIGFLMAGLLLFLLVNSRWRFAAGAQRYAGALLIVCGTSWLIVSGLYGELIFERISGKVAEFLNLSDYGAAFLFGNLADPQYFFPGEGSAWPGFGFLFAFKVLPTIVFFGGFMAVLYYLGLMQKVIEAVSHFMRWTIGTSGAETLSCSANIFVGQTEAPLLIKPFLDDMTDSELLTIMVGGFATIAGGVLAGYIAMGVPAGHLIAASVMSAPAALVVGKIIFPEKEHSQTAGDVRLPDIEAGGNVIEAASNGITDGLKLAVNVGAMLLGFIALIAVADVLLNWLDSLIDGRLLGGEYIAYATAGMSPAVGEFAGIFPGSLQTFFGTVLRPLAFLMGVPWQDAAQVGNLLGIKLSLNEFVAFGTLGTYIQEGTLGDRGTIIATYALCGFANFSSIGIQIGGIAAIAPNRKKDLARVGLKAMFGGAIASWLTATIAGLLIGG
- a CDS encoding serine hydrolase domain-containing protein, which gives rise to MKILPHYFSTNGPGAALAVVPDGLVAQVECYGLADREAGVEITPETVFDLASASKMFTATGVVLLAEEGRLDLATPVVEVLPQLEHSGVGRPITVRDLLWHTSGLQDYLQDGMYTPPEEASAEFVDQQLPAWMREARPGVSHSYSNTNYFLLSKVLEAAAGCSYSEFLKAHLFAPLGLRDTFVAGGRSESKGIAKGYRNFGYGLPLFELSEELALDTVGDGGVFSSLRDLMAWQSALWKGELVSEASLKLMQTPGHLDSGEAFDYGLGLQVERSDDGRVWCGHGGSWTSSTVLVGRYVKEETNLTLLSNEFMAPVERISQRALALGEDPEITPQSTTPQS